One stretch of Dehalococcoidia bacterium DNA includes these proteins:
- a CDS encoding ParB/RepB/Spo0J family partition protein, with product MEQASAGGRPQRRGLGRGLGALIPELTPAVEEVDIDLIVPNPQQPRSAFDPESLEELAQSIREHGVIQPLVVSKRDGQPGVYQLIAGERRLLASRRAGLSRVPVIVKEASPRALLELALVENLQREDLGPLEEAFAFKRLVDEFGLTQEAVAQRVGRSRSAVTNAIRLLSLPDEIQGSLARGEISAGHARALLAIDEPAERRHVWQRILQAALTVRDAERLAKQKRPARRRDRRLATDLAAVEDKLRSALGTKVEVVKGRRGGRLTIHFYSDEEMEAILERLLGA from the coding sequence ATGGAGCAGGCAAGCGCGGGCGGGCGTCCGCAGCGCCGCGGCCTCGGGCGCGGGCTCGGCGCTTTGATCCCCGAGCTCACGCCGGCGGTGGAAGAGGTCGACATCGACCTCATCGTGCCGAACCCGCAGCAGCCGCGCTCGGCCTTCGACCCCGAGTCCCTGGAGGAGCTGGCTCAGAGCATTCGCGAGCACGGCGTCATTCAGCCTCTCGTGGTCAGCAAGCGCGATGGGCAACCCGGGGTCTACCAGCTGATCGCGGGCGAGAGGCGGCTCCTGGCCTCGCGCCGTGCCGGCCTCTCGCGCGTGCCTGTGATCGTGAAGGAGGCGAGTCCGCGCGCCCTGCTCGAGCTTGCGCTGGTCGAGAACCTCCAGCGCGAGGACCTCGGCCCGCTCGAAGAGGCGTTTGCCTTCAAACGGCTCGTGGACGAGTTCGGGCTCACCCAGGAGGCGGTGGCGCAGCGCGTGGGGCGAAGCCGGTCGGCGGTCACGAACGCTATCCGCCTGCTGAGCCTTCCGGATGAGATCCAGGGCAGCCTGGCGCGGGGCGAGATCAGTGCTGGCCACGCACGGGCGTTGCTGGCGATCGATGAGCCGGCCGAACGGCGCCATGTCTGGCAGCGCATTCTGCAGGCCGCCCTCACGGTCCGGGACGCCGAGCGCCTCGCGAAGCAGAAGCGCCCCGCACGGCGACGCGACCGGCGTCTCGCGACAGACCTGGCGGCTGTCGAGGACAAGCTGCGCTCCGCGCTCGGCACGAAAGTCGAAGTCGTCAAAGGGCGGCGCGGCGGCCGTCTGACGATACACTTCTACAGCGACGAGGAGATGGAGGCGATCCTGGAGCGCTTGCTGGGCGCCTAG